The following are encoded in a window of Bradyrhizobium sp. WBOS07 genomic DNA:
- a CDS encoding NUDIX hydrolase, producing MTSPIIHRVTTLALAVRPIAWPFAEERRDEIAAHFAEKQRERPKIWNGRVLLGRDPVFAGGHFASTYFETDFASFLAWRDWGFPGVPVFNGFGIGALRTSDGAFIMGEMAQHTANAGRIYFPSGTPDLDDVRDGALDIPGSVVRELEEETGLTPADYRAEPEWHCVVSGPTIAMMQVLNLDMSGEEARARIEANLAREDEPELSAIHLVRGMSDLKPTMPRFVTAFIEQQFASR from the coding sequence ATGACGTCACCGATCATTCATCGCGTCACGACGCTCGCTCTTGCGGTGCGGCCGATCGCCTGGCCGTTCGCCGAGGAGCGTCGTGACGAGATCGCGGCGCACTTCGCCGAGAAGCAGCGCGAGCGGCCGAAGATCTGGAACGGCCGGGTCCTGCTCGGACGCGATCCCGTGTTCGCGGGCGGCCATTTCGCTTCCACCTATTTCGAGACCGATTTCGCAAGCTTCCTCGCCTGGCGCGACTGGGGCTTTCCCGGCGTCCCCGTGTTCAACGGTTTCGGCATAGGCGCGCTGCGTACCTCCGACGGCGCCTTCATCATGGGCGAGATGGCGCAGCACACCGCCAATGCGGGCCGTATCTACTTCCCGTCGGGCACGCCCGATCTCGACGACGTCAGGGACGGCGCGCTGGACATCCCCGGCAGCGTCGTCCGCGAGCTCGAGGAGGAGACCGGCCTGACGCCGGCGGACTACCGGGCCGAGCCGGAATGGCACTGCGTCGTCAGCGGTCCGACGATTGCGATGATGCAGGTGCTCAACCTGGATATGTCGGGCGAGGAGGCCCGCGCCCGGATCGAAGCCAACCTCGCCCGCGAGGACGAGCCCGAATTGTCGGCCATCCATCTCGTGCGCGGGATGAGTGATCTGAAGCCGACCATGCCGCGATTTGTCACGGCCTTTATCGAGCAGCAGTTCGCCTCGCGCTGA
- a CDS encoding ABC transporter substrate-binding protein codes for MKNTIARLAGALLALTLTVSLAQAQSKVTIAVGGGSCLCYLPTVLARQLGEYEKAGLNVELVDLKGGSDALKAVLGGSADVVSGYFDHCVNLAAKKQELQSFVVYDRYPGLVLVVAPSRTNEIKSVKDLAGKKVGVSAPGSSTDFFLKYMLKKNGIDPTSVAVIGVGLGATAVAAMQQGQIDAAVMLDPSVTVLQGSYKDLRILSDTRTQKDTLETFGGEYPGGALYSTVAWINGHEKEAQALTNAILATLAWIHSHSPEEIMAKMPEETVGKNKDLYLAALKNTIPMYSETGKMDPKGADAVLAVFSVGSPEVANAKIDVSKTFTNKFVEQAKKTTGNVK; via the coding sequence ATGAAGAACACGATTGCCAGGCTCGCCGGCGCGCTGCTCGCGCTGACGCTCACCGTCTCGCTTGCCCAGGCGCAAAGCAAGGTCACCATCGCGGTCGGCGGCGGCTCCTGCCTGTGCTATCTGCCGACGGTGCTGGCCAGGCAGCTCGGTGAATACGAGAAGGCCGGCCTCAATGTCGAGCTGGTCGACCTCAAGGGCGGCTCGGACGCGCTGAAGGCCGTGCTCGGCGGCAGCGCCGACGTCGTCTCCGGCTATTTCGACCATTGCGTCAATCTCGCCGCCAAGAAGCAGGAGCTCCAGTCCTTCGTGGTCTATGACCGCTATCCCGGCCTCGTGCTGGTGGTCGCGCCCTCGCGGACCAATGAGATCAAGTCGGTCAAGGATCTCGCCGGCAAGAAGGTCGGCGTGAGTGCGCCCGGCTCCTCCACCGACTTCTTCCTCAAATACATGCTCAAGAAGAACGGGATCGATCCCACCAGCGTCGCCGTGATCGGCGTCGGTCTCGGTGCCACCGCGGTCGCCGCCATGCAGCAGGGTCAGATCGACGCTGCCGTGATGCTCGACCCTTCCGTGACCGTGCTTCAGGGCAGCTACAAGGATCTGCGCATCCTCTCGGACACCCGCACGCAGAAGGACACGCTCGAGACGTTCGGCGGCGAGTATCCCGGCGGGGCGCTCTACTCGACCGTGGCCTGGATCAACGGCCACGAGAAGGAGGCGCAGGCTCTTACCAATGCCATCCTCGCCACGCTGGCCTGGATCCATTCGCACTCGCCGGAGGAGATCATGGCGAAGATGCCGGAGGAGACGGTCGGCAAGAACAAGGATCTCTATCTCGCCGCGCTGAAGAACACGATTCCGATGTACTCGGAGACCGGCAAGATGGACCCGAAGGGGGCGGACGCCGTGCTCGCGGTGTTCAGCGTCGGCTCGCCCGAGGTGGCCAATGCCAAGATCGACGTCAGCAAGACCTTCACCAACAAGTTCGTCGAACAAGCCAAGAAGACCACGGGAAATGTCAAATAG
- a CDS encoding anti-sigma factor, with protein sequence MSQRPITEDDLHAFVDQALAPERRGEVASYLNDHPDAARRVAAFASQREQLRSALASIADEPVPVELNLSHIIERRKRGPLRTWSAIAALLLVGIGGVGGWTMRGLSQGGSTGLPALAQEAAYSYGVYAPDRVRPVEIRASDSAELTQWVSGRLRRAVKVPDLSASGYRLMGGRLVATSHGPAAMFMYDDDRGDRLVMLTRPMSSGSQDAPMMPHAAGDIAGFAWADRGMGYTLVGQLPGDTLKPIANEIRKQTGPI encoded by the coding sequence ATGAGCCAGCGACCGATCACGGAAGATGATCTCCACGCCTTTGTGGACCAGGCACTAGCACCCGAGCGTCGTGGAGAGGTTGCTTCCTATCTGAACGATCATCCGGATGCCGCCCGGCGCGTCGCGGCCTTCGCCAGCCAGCGCGAACAGTTGCGCAGCGCGTTGGCTTCGATTGCGGATGAACCTGTGCCGGTCGAACTGAATCTGTCGCACATCATCGAACGTCGAAAACGAGGTCCTTTGCGTACATGGAGCGCAATCGCGGCGCTGTTGCTGGTGGGCATCGGCGGTGTCGGCGGGTGGACCATGCGCGGCCTGTCGCAAGGTGGTTCGACCGGCTTGCCCGCATTGGCACAAGAGGCTGCCTACTCCTATGGCGTCTACGCACCGGATCGCGTGCGGCCGGTCGAAATACGAGCGTCCGACAGCGCCGAGCTCACGCAATGGGTGTCCGGCCGGCTGAGGCGGGCGGTCAAGGTGCCTGATCTCTCCGCGTCGGGCTATCGGCTGATGGGGGGGCGCCTGGTTGCGACCTCGCATGGTCCGGCCGCGATGTTCATGTATGACGACGATCGAGGCGACCGTCTCGTCATGCTGACACGTCCAATGAGCAGCGGCAGTCAGGATGCGCCAATGATGCCGCACGCGGCGGGCGATATCGCGGGCTTCGCATGGGCGGATCGCGGCATGGGCTATACGCTCGTCGGCCAGCTTCCGGGGGACACCCTCAAGCCGATCGCAAATGAAATTCGGAAACAGACGGGACCGATCTAG
- a CDS encoding sigma-70 family RNA polymerase sigma factor: MKDMLVQVEPLIPSLRRYARALMRDRATADDLVQDCLERAVGRWHQRRDGSVRAWLFTILHNLAVTQFRQAATRGRHMPIDDAGERELVSAAAQEHRLIYQDVLNKLAKLPEEQRAVLLLVAVEDFSYADAAKMLDVPIGTVMSRLSRARERLQHEMEGAAPGNIMELRSVK; encoded by the coding sequence ATGAAGGACATGCTGGTTCAGGTCGAACCGCTGATCCCCTCGCTCCGCCGATATGCGCGGGCGCTGATGCGTGATCGCGCTACGGCCGACGATCTGGTTCAGGATTGCCTGGAGCGCGCCGTCGGCCGCTGGCATCAGCGGCGCGACGGCAGCGTGCGCGCCTGGCTGTTCACCATCCTCCACAATCTGGCGGTCACCCAATTTCGTCAGGCCGCGACGCGGGGAAGGCATATGCCGATCGACGATGCAGGCGAGCGCGAGCTCGTGAGTGCTGCCGCGCAGGAGCACAGGCTGATCTATCAGGATGTCTTGAACAAGCTCGCGAAGCTGCCGGAGGAGCAGCGGGCCGTGCTGCTGCTGGTTGCAGTCGAAGACTTTTCCTATGCCGATGCCGCGAAAATGCTGGATGTCCCGATCGGGACCGTGATGTCGCGCCTGTCCCGCGCGCGGGAACGGCTGCAGCATGAGATGGAGGGGGCTGCGCCGGGGAATATCATGGAATTGCGGAGCGTGAAATGA